The following proteins are co-located in the Chitinophagales bacterium genome:
- a CDS encoding helix-turn-helix domain-containing protein yields the protein MIPNNLKAIRKACGLTQVAVAKRLGFHSTDRISKWEYGTMYPHMVNLLKLSIIYDKRPEELYPELLFNLRLEMTPKPVYSPVPSSSPEDTYPKPLQSQTLHKSDVL from the coding sequence ATGATCCCAAATAATTTAAAAGCAATTCGAAAAGCATGTGGTCTAACACAAGTAGCAGTTGCTAAGAGATTAGGATTTCATAGTACGGATCGTATCTCCAAATGGGAGTACGGAACGATGTACCCGCACATGGTCAATCTTCTGAAGCTTTCAATCATCTATGACAAAAGACCAGAAGAGCTGTATCCAGAACTTCTGTTTAACCTCCGGCTTGAAATGACTCCTAAGCCTGTCTATTCTCCTGTTCCATCCTCTTCTCCTGAAGATACTTATCCAAAGCCTCTGCAGTCCCAAACTCTTCACAAATCAGACGTGCTCTGA
- a CDS encoding metal-sensitive transcriptional regulator — protein sequence MQRVDKPKVLKRLKIIEGQIRGAHKMVSNDAYCIDIITQTSAIKQALSRVEDELLESHLGHCLVNQIKKGQTDKAKSEILKVYRLKRK from the coding sequence ATGCAAAGAGTAGATAAGCCTAAAGTCCTCAAAAGGCTAAAAATTATTGAAGGCCAAATACGAGGTGCGCATAAAATGGTATCGAATGATGCGTACTGTATCGATATTATTACTCAAACTTCTGCTATTAAGCAAGCCCTGTCACGAGTCGAGGACGAATTGCTAGAAAGTCATCTCGGCCACTGTCTTGTAAATCAAATTAAAAAAGGACAAACAGACAAAGCAAAGAGTGAGATATTAAAAGTCTATCGTTTAAAGCGAAAATAG
- a CDS encoding recombinase family protein: MSIALDKTFKNHYLLYARKSTDDKENQKNSLSYQISEGLKYAKANKLSIAQITIPGFSTMGEIKERHTGFKEDEDFSINENGTVSYRIERPKFHWLVKYLKEGSFKGVIFLCWDRASRNKNDDSLLRKLMNQCDIHFVQTQYDYKSSSGQLHMDIDGTFAQHYSRVMSEKIRNQNRKLREEGACLYKAPIGYLNEGNSQHKPFDPTRAPIVKNIFEMYAEGTWTLRELSQWAIKQGLTMPPIRRKRTSEEMLSDEEIEIEPSCHLATYKNIQFILTNRFYIGKIRDKENNWRDSISHEPLISTELFYRVQDVLKSKKVSVHYIEKAYFPYRGIVRCMHCKRVYTPYEQKGIHYYGVRCDKPCENQKRNISSRFIEEMVGQALCELSFTEEELEEINSRKNTDLPRLEEKRLKELDQKEYQKRKLREDLAYLHTNKLSLLRSSVYTTDDFLEEEIKLNKALENLQMEEQASDIAMHEVINDILLLSELLKDAYTFYYKANSNEKRLLIQKVFSELLFDGNTLQYKAKNGFKLLESHSVSLGGDYTWISEAVRCHQLIKCSIEDLKSLSPPD, from the coding sequence ATGTCAATCGCTCTTGATAAAACATTTAAAAACCATTACCTACTCTACGCCAGAAAAAGTACAGATGACAAAGAGAATCAGAAAAACTCCTTGAGTTATCAAATCTCTGAAGGTTTAAAGTATGCAAAGGCAAATAAACTATCTATTGCCCAAATTACTATTCCTGGGTTTTCAACTATGGGCGAAATTAAAGAGAGGCACACCGGTTTTAAAGAGGATGAAGATTTCAGTATCAATGAAAACGGAACAGTGAGTTATAGAATTGAAAGACCAAAGTTTCACTGGCTTGTCAAATACTTAAAAGAAGGTTCTTTCAAAGGAGTAATATTTCTCTGCTGGGACAGAGCGAGCCGCAACAAGAATGATGATAGCCTGCTCAGAAAGCTCATGAATCAGTGCGACATTCATTTTGTGCAAACTCAATATGATTATAAAAGTAGTTCCGGCCAACTACACATGGATATTGATGGAACGTTTGCGCAGCACTACTCCAGGGTAATGAGTGAAAAGATTCGAAACCAAAATAGAAAACTACGTGAGGAGGGAGCTTGTCTTTATAAGGCTCCTATTGGCTATTTGAATGAGGGTAACTCCCAACACAAACCATTCGATCCTACAAGGGCACCTATTGTTAAGAACATTTTTGAAATGTATGCAGAAGGCACCTGGACCCTAAGAGAATTATCACAATGGGCTATCAAACAAGGTCTGACCATGCCACCGATTCGGAGAAAGCGTACTTCTGAGGAAATGCTTTCGGATGAGGAAATAGAAATAGAACCCAGTTGCCACCTCGCGACATACAAAAACATTCAATTTATTCTTACAAATCGTTTTTACATTGGTAAGATTCGAGATAAAGAAAACAATTGGCGGGATAGTATAAGCCATGAGCCTCTTATCTCCACAGAACTGTTTTATCGCGTCCAGGACGTTCTCAAATCAAAAAAAGTGAGCGTGCACTACATAGAGAAGGCTTACTTCCCTTATCGCGGTATTGTGCGCTGTATGCACTGTAAACGCGTTTATACCCCATATGAGCAAAAAGGTATTCACTATTATGGTGTAAGGTGTGATAAACCATGCGAAAATCAAAAACGTAACATATCATCAAGGTTTATTGAAGAAATGGTAGGCCAAGCTCTGTGTGAATTGTCTTTTACCGAAGAAGAACTCGAGGAAATCAATTCTCGAAAAAACACAGATCTACCAAGACTTGAAGAGAAACGTTTGAAAGAGTTGGACCAAAAAGAGTATCAAAAAAGGAAGTTAAGAGAAGACCTTGCCTATTTACACACAAATAAGTTGTCATTACTCAGAAGTTCTGTTTATACAACCGATGATTTCCTGGAAGAGGAAATTAAGTTAAATAAGGCCCTTGAGAATCTACAAATGGAAGAACAAGCTTCCGACATCGCAATGCACGAAGTAATCAATGATATCCTATTGCTTTCCGAACTACTAAAAGATGCTTATACTTTCTATTATAAAGCTAATTCAAATGAAAAACGGCTTCTAATTCAAAAAGTCTTTTCCGAACTTTTATTTGACGGAAATACGTTACAGTACAAGGCTAAAAATGGATTTAAGCTCCTTGAATCCCATTCTGTGTCATTGGGTGGAGACTATACCTGGATTTCCGAAGCTGTTAGATGTCACCAACTCATAAAGTGTAGCATAGAAGATTTAAAAAGTTTGTCACCACCAGACTAA
- a CDS encoding crossover junction endodeoxyribonuclease RuvC, with product MASTILGISPGTRIMGLGVIQNGELVEWQVKTFKGSWSKEKLRLIIDNIQSISDHFKVSVIALKVVSPLRTSKNLLNLTKGIMETAEKNKIRLSRFTGQDLKLRAEPAEKHSSSDLMEFVLDKYPVLKREYLKERNNLNPYYFKMFEAIAAALIAERTR from the coding sequence ATGGCTTCGACCATTCTCGGAATTAGCCCTGGAACGCGTATAATGGGCCTTGGAGTGATTCAAAATGGTGAACTGGTGGAATGGCAGGTGAAGACCTTTAAAGGTTCCTGGTCGAAAGAAAAGCTGCGTCTCATTATAGACAATATTCAAAGTATTAGTGATCATTTCAAAGTATCTGTCATAGCGTTAAAAGTCGTATCTCCACTTCGCACTTCGAAGAATTTATTGAATTTGACTAAAGGAATTATGGAAACAGCAGAGAAGAATAAAATCCGTCTTTCCAGGTTCACCGGTCAAGATCTAAAACTCAGGGCAGAACCTGCGGAAAAACATTCTAGCAGTGATTTGATGGAATTTGTATTAGACAAATATCCGGTACTGAAACGGGAATATTTAAAGGAAAGAAACAACCTGAATCCGTACTACTTCAAAATGTTTGAAGCGATTGCTGCGGCTCTGATTGCAGAAAGAACACGATAA
- a CDS encoding helix-turn-helix domain-containing protein, which produces MADIPNSLKKYRRITGYTQKEVAKILEFKSTSRISRWEKGESMPSVKNLLKLSFLYATLPNDLYYDLWMEVRNNLRKKK; this is translated from the coding sequence ATGGCAGATATTCCCAACAGTCTCAAAAAATATCGGCGAATTACCGGCTACACACAAAAGGAAGTTGCAAAGATTTTGGAATTTAAAAGTACCAGCCGAATTTCCAGATGGGAAAAAGGAGAAAGTATGCCTTCAGTAAAGAATCTTCTCAAACTCAGTTTTCTATATGCAACACTTCCTAATGACCTTTATTACGACCTATGGATGGAGGTTAGAAATAATCTGCGAAAGAAGAAATAA
- a CDS encoding type IV secretion system DNA-binding domain-containing protein — MDEHSKITPIGVTNYRSQKQCFGIKDKDRLQHIYVIGKSGTGKSTLLENMAISDIERGIGCGIIDPHGDIARDILNYIPEERKSDLIYFNATDSEHPIAFNPLHAVHPKYHHLVASGLISTFKKIWAESWGPRLEYILRYCLLTLMEYPDATLLDIQPLLTDMGFRNHVLLYVQNAASKSFWSKEFEKYSPQFRSEAISPILNKVGLFLTSIPLRNIVGQKTKGIRIQQVLDEGKILIVNLSKGEIGEDASSLLGSILLTSIQLAAMHRATQLEHIRKPFYLYVDEMHSFISLSFVDVLAEARKYGLSLFLTHQYIEQIDERIRGAIFGNVGTIISFRVGAMDAEILEKEFYPIFNKEDFINLPRYNMYLKLMIDGTTSQPFSANSLSLKGSSEVNNQDISIG, encoded by the coding sequence ATGGATGAACATTCTAAAATTACACCCATTGGCGTCACCAATTATCGCAGTCAAAAGCAGTGCTTTGGTATTAAAGACAAGGATCGCTTACAGCATATTTATGTTATCGGAAAGAGCGGAACCGGTAAGTCAACACTCCTTGAGAATATGGCTATTTCTGATATTGAGCGAGGAATTGGTTGCGGAATAATTGACCCCCATGGAGACATTGCGCGAGACATACTTAACTACATTCCCGAAGAAAGAAAGAGCGATCTCATATACTTTAATGCCACAGATTCAGAGCATCCAATTGCATTCAACCCTTTGCATGCTGTACATCCAAAGTATCATCACTTGGTTGCGTCTGGCCTTATTTCAACCTTCAAAAAGATATGGGCTGAATCGTGGGGACCAAGACTTGAATATATCCTGCGTTATTGTTTGCTCACACTTATGGAATACCCTGATGCTACGCTTCTTGATATTCAGCCTTTACTTACCGACATGGGTTTCAGAAACCATGTGCTGTTGTATGTTCAAAACGCAGCTTCAAAATCGTTTTGGAGCAAGGAATTTGAAAAATATTCACCTCAGTTTCGCTCAGAAGCTATTTCTCCAATTTTGAATAAAGTTGGTTTATTCCTTACTTCCATTCCATTACGAAACATTGTAGGTCAAAAGACCAAGGGGATTCGAATTCAGCAGGTATTGGATGAGGGTAAGATTTTGATAGTAAACTTATCAAAAGGAGAGATTGGCGAAGATGCGTCTTCGCTGCTTGGAAGCATTCTGCTGACCTCGATTCAGCTTGCGGCAATGCATCGAGCAACGCAACTAGAACATATCCGGAAACCCTTTTATCTCTATGTGGATGAAATGCATTCTTTCATTTCGCTTTCCTTCGTTGATGTACTGGCTGAAGCAAGAAAGTACGGACTTTCTCTTTTCCTCACGCACCAATACATTGAGCAAATTGATGAACGTATTCGAGGAGCTATTTTCGGAAACGTGGGAACTATTATCTCATTTCGAGTAGGAGCAATGGACGCTGAAATCTTGGAAAAGGAGTTCTATCCTATTTTTAATAAAGAAGATTTCATTAATCTGCCCAGATACAATATGTACTTGAAATTAATGATTGATGGAACTACAAGTCAACCATTCAGTGCTAACTCTTTATCATTAAAAGGGAGTTCAGAAGTTAACAATCAGGATATTTCAATTGGTTAG